CCCCCTTGTAGGTCATGTGAATGAATTGAAAGAGATGCGCACTTTGGTCGATGAGATCGCTACTCGTATCCAAGCGGAAAGTGGGCTTACGATTCCATATCTTGTCGGCACGATGATTGAGGTGCCACGGGCAGCCTTAACTGCAGAAGAGATTGCGACTGCGGCTGACTTCTTCTCTTTCGGTACAAATGATCTGACGCAAACAACATTTGGCTACAGTCGTGATGATGCAGAAGGTAAGTTTTTACATCAATATGTTGACCGAAACATTTTACCGGAGAATCCGTTTATTACTCTTGATACTGAAGGAGTGGGTAAGCTGGTTCAAATGGGAGTTGAGGGCGGTCGTAGAGTAAAACCAGATTTAAAGACGGGTATTTGTGGTGAACATGGCGGAGAAAAAGCATCTATTGCTTTTTGTCATCAGACAGGACTTGATTATGTGAGTTGCTCCCCTTTTCGAGTACCGCTCGCTAGACTGGCAGCAGCTCAAGCATCATTGCAGAAAAAAGAGTGAACAACAGCAGATGCATGAAATAAGCTACAGTGACAATATGATGGGATGTGAGAGTGGGGAAGCGCTCCCCCTCCCTCTCCTGCCTCACGAAGTGACAGGGAAAAGTTTAGTATCGCAAGTAATACAGAAATAAATGTTCCTGTCAAGGTAGAGGAAGGATTTTTTTTGTTTTTCAGCGTATAATACAACAAGAGTGAAGAAAAACAGCCATTTATTCGACTTCATTCGACAAATATTTTTGCCGCTAGATATTTTCTGCTTGGAAGTAGGCAGGGAAAACCTATGCGGGCATAGAATAGAAGAGAAGGCGGAGAAAGAATGGTGCTCTCCCAAAAAAATAACCAATCAGGGCAGGATTATGACGAATCCTGGCGAATAAGTAGACCTTGTGAGCATGGGTATAAAGAAAGCGGGGAAAAGCATGACGTCTGGTCAGATTCCTGATTCAGTGATCAGCCGTGTGCGTGAGCAACACGACATTTTAGATGTAGTTAGTCAACATGTCCAGCTAAAAAAGAGTGGTCGGAACTATTTCGGATTATGCCCCTTTCATTCCGAAAAGACACCGTCCTTTTCTGTTGCCCCGGATAAACAGATTTTCTATTGTTTTGGTTGTGGGCAAGGTGGAGATGTGATTAAATTTATCATGGAGATTGAGCAGTTTACCTTCTATGAAGCTATTTCGCATATGGCATCTGAAGCAGGTATTGCTTTACCGGAGCGTAAAGAGAAAGCTGACGATCCGCAGGAGGCTTATCGAGGAGAACTTCGTCGTGCCATGGACCTTTCCTCTCGTTTTTACCATCATATTCTACAAAAAATGGAGCTTGGATTAGAAGCGCGGAAGTACTTGATCGATCGCGGAGTGACTGAGAAGACGATTGAGACATTCCAGTTGGGCTATGCCCCTCCTTCGTATAATGCCTTGCTTCGTTTTTTAACGAAACGGGAATTTACTCCAGCACTGCTGGCGGATGCGGGATTGGTCAGTCGTAAAGAGCACTCTTCTCATTACTATGATCGCTTTCGCGGGCGCATCATATTCCCCATTCATGATGGACAGGGAAATGTGATCGCATTTGGGGGTCGTGCTTTAGATGAAGGGAAGCCCAAGTACCTAAACAGTCCTGAAACTCCACTATTTCATAAAGGCCGTCATCTGTTTAATCTTCATCGGGCGCGCAAATCGATTCGTCAGTCCAAGCAAGCGATTCTGTTTGAAGGTTACATGGATGTTATTGCGGCGTGGCAGGTTGGGATTGATAATGGCGTGGCTTCACTTGGGACTTCACTTACTGCAGACCAAGCAAAAGTGATTCGTCGGAATGGTGAGCAAGTGATTGTTTGTTATGACTCTGATGAGGCAGGACAACAAGCTGCGGATAGAGGCTTAGAAACATTAAGAGAGCAGGATTTGCATGCGAAGGTAGCGCAAATGCCAGCAGGTTTGGATCCAGATGATTACATCAAGCTTCGCGGTGTAGATGCATTTCGGCAAGAAGTGTTGGCGGCAGCCATTCCATTGACAGCATTTAAATTAGAGGAATTGAAGAAGGGATTTAACGTGCGTGATGAAGGGGAACGCATGAAGTATCTAACAGAAGCCCTCAGTGTGGTAGCAGAGCTGCCGTTGGCTATCGAACAAGATCACTATGTACGAAGACTGGGAGAAGAGTTTCACTTATCACTTGATGCGTTAAAAGCAGAGCTTCGGCGTATTCGTAATAGCAAGAAGCGTATGGCGCAGGGGGATAAAGGGAAGGTAATGTGGAATAATGAATATCATCCAGTAAACAAACACA
This sequence is a window from Mechercharimyces sp. CAU 1602. Protein-coding genes within it:
- the dnaG gene encoding DNA primase, with amino-acid sequence MGIKKAGKSMTSGQIPDSVISRVREQHDILDVVSQHVQLKKSGRNYFGLCPFHSEKTPSFSVAPDKQIFYCFGCGQGGDVIKFIMEIEQFTFYEAISHMASEAGIALPERKEKADDPQEAYRGELRRAMDLSSRFYHHILQKMELGLEARKYLIDRGVTEKTIETFQLGYAPPSYNALLRFLTKREFTPALLADAGLVSRKEHSSHYYDRFRGRIIFPIHDGQGNVIAFGGRALDEGKPKYLNSPETPLFHKGRHLFNLHRARKSIRQSKQAILFEGYMDVIAAWQVGIDNGVASLGTSLTADQAKVIRRNGEQVIVCYDSDEAGQQAADRGLETLREQDLHAKVAQMPAGLDPDDYIKLRGVDAFRQEVLAAAIPLTAFKLEELKKGFNVRDEGERMKYLTEALSVVAELPLAIEQDHYVRRLGEEFHLSLDALKAELRRIRNSKKRMAQGDKGKVMWNNEYHPVNKHMVGSHRLPSAHEQAEKLLLAWMLRDKEVALRVEEELGADFCEDVNAAIAAYLYAFYDDGYQASPVQFIHYVNEDYLMKTISELAMMELPEDRSDEAISDYIRHVQMVPLYTEMKKLEEEQKQAEQAGDIAKATQLGIQLVQLREKSKRRA